In one Diabrotica virgifera virgifera chromosome 7, PGI_DIABVI_V3a genomic region, the following are encoded:
- the LOC114327976 gene encoding fumarate hydratase, mitochondrial-like, with protein MNILRRLLPNINPAALSLCNAINITKQNILNGSQIRYASNEKKDQKKGDHRIEKDSFGELKVPADKYYGAQTLRSVMNFPIGGEFERMPYPVISAMGVLKKAAALVNKDYGLDPKIADTIACACDEVISGKLYCDHFPLVIWQTGSGTQTNMNSNEVISNRAIEILGGKLGSKTPVHPNDHVNKGQSSNDTFPTAMHIAVALEIEHTLMPGLKMLHDALACKSKEFKDIIKIGRTHTQDAVPLTLGQEFSGYAQQICFGIDRVCDTLPRLRMLALGGTAVGTGLNTNKGFAEKSAAKISELTGLPFTTAPNKFEALAARDAMVEVSGALNVVAVSINKIANDIRFLGSGPRCGLGELLLPENEPGSSIMPGKINPTQCEAITMVAAQVMGNHVAVTIGGANGHFELNVFKPLIVSNVLRSIRLLGDSCTCFTKNCVNGIVANKERINKLLHESLMLVTALNPHIGYDKAAQIAKTAHKENSTLKKTAVKMNILTEQQFDEWVKPEKMLGPK; from the exons ATGAACATTTTACGAAGATTACTACCAAATATAAACCCTGCTGCGTTAAGCCTTTGTAATGCAATAAATATTACTAAGCAAAATATTCTTAATGGTTCACAAATTAGATATGCGTCAAATGAGAAG AAAGATCAGAAAAAAGGCGATCATAGAATCGAAAAGGATAGTTTTGGAGAACTAAAAGTGCCTGCAGATAAATACTATGGAGCGCAAACACTAAGATCAGTAATGAACTTTCCAATTGGAGGTGAATTCGAAAGAATGCCA taCCCCGTTATCAGTGCCATGGGCGTTCTAAAGAAAGCAGCGGCTTTGGTTAACAAGGATTACGGTTTGGATCCGAAAATAGCCGATACTATTGCTTGTGCTTGTGACGAAGTAATTTCAGGAAAACTATACTGCGATCATTTCCCATTAGTTATTTGGCAGACCGGCTCTGGTACTCAAACGAATATGAATAGTaatgaagttataagcaacaGAGCCATAG AAATACTTGGTGGAAAACTTGGTTCCAAAACACCCGTCCATCCTAACGACCACGTCAACAAGGGACAGAGTAGTAACGACACTTTCCCCACTGCCATGCACATCGCTGTAGCCTTGGAAATCGAGCATACTCTTATGCCAGGCCTCAAGATGTTACACGACGCTCTGGCTTGTAAATCGAAAGAGTTTAAAGATATCATTAAAATAGGCAGAACCCATACTCAGGATGCAGTACCATTAACACTTGGTCAAGAATTTAGTGGCTACGCTCAACAAATCTGTTTCGGCATTGACAGAGTTTGTGATACTCTACCAAG GCTAAGGATGTTAGCTTTGGGTGGCACCGCCGTTGGCACAGGTTTAAACACCAACAAAGGATTTGCGGAAAAATCCGCAGCAAAAATATCTGAACTAACTGGATTGCCGTTCACAACAGCTCCAAATAAATTCGAAGCTCTAGCTGCTCGCGATGCTATGGTAGAAGTATCTGGAGCCTTAAACGTTGTTGCTGTGTCTATTAATAAGATCGCTAATGATATTAG atttttaggtTCTGGTCCTAGGTGTGGTCTAGGAGAATTATTACTTCCAGAAAATGAACCAGGCAGCTCAATCATGCCAGGTAAAATTAACCCCACCCAATGCGAAGCCATCACCATGGTAGCAGCTCAAGTGATGGGCAACCACGTAGCAGTCACTATTGGCGGTGCCAATGGACATTTTGAACTAAACGTTTTCAAACCATTGATTGTATCAAACGTTCTTAGATCCATAAGATTATTAGGCGACAGCTGCACATGCTTTACAAAGAACTGCGTGAACGGTATTGTCGCCAATAAGGAAAGAATCAATAAATTGTTACATGAGAGTCTAATGTTGGTAACGGCGCTGAATCCTCATATTGGGTATGACAAAGCTGCTCAGATTGCCAAGACAGCGCATAAAGAAAATTCTACGTTGAAGAAAACGGCTGTAAAAATGAATATTCTTACAGAACAACAATTCGATGAATGGGTTAAGCCAGAGAAAATGCTTGGACCGAAATAA